A stretch of the Bacteroidota bacterium genome encodes the following:
- a CDS encoding YtxH domain-containing protein produces MATEDNKMAKGFLMGFLAGSVIGAIVALLYAPKPGKELRQDIKQKATDLKQDAEEYLKIAKEKALFLIKEGKKQSEAIITDAKKKAEEILGDAEKIVSQVREKATDEGKRIKEAVHAGVETYKKERS; encoded by the coding sequence ATGGCAACTGAAGACAACAAAATGGCAAAAGGTTTTTTAATGGGTTTTTTAGCCGGTAGTGTTATCGGAGCAATCGTCGCTCTGCTTTATGCCCCCAAACCGGGCAAAGAACTCAGACAAGATATTAAACAAAAAGCTACCGATTTGAAACAGGATGCTGAAGAGTATCTGAAAATTGCAAAAGAAAAAGCATTGTTTTTAATTAAAGAGGGAAAGAAACAATCGGAAGCTATAATCACCGACGCAAAGAAAAAAGCTGAAGAGATTTTAGGCGATGCCGAAAAAATTGTGTCTCAAGTTCGTGAAAAAGCTACCGATGAAGGGAAGCGAATTAAAGAAGCAGTGCACGCAGGTGTAGAAACATATAAAAAAGAACGTTCATAA
- a CDS encoding bifunctional UDP-sugar hydrolase/5'-nucleotidase: protein MYKIKIYLFMLSLLMAIFFYSSCSQPKALTILHTNDIHSNFLPHEAAWIRDNPKPQIGGFKELYFVADSIKKIKNVLMLDAGDVMTGNPITEYKYKGALGGALFEMMNMIGYEVWCPGNHDFDISQDNFVKLTKIAKFPTVSANLVNNEGKNHLNNLPYIIVDKGGIKIGIIGIISQDLYGLVNQNNLVGIRVLSPIETLQKYINEIDPKTDLIIALTHQGVFDDSVLAINVRGLDIIIGAHSHTRLTKPKLINDVIIAQAGGNGENLGELELFIEKDKVASFNGKLIPLWFRADRPKNQLSSLVDSMETTIEKDYSEIIGILKSDWKRGSGESGIGNFIVDAQRIAAKTDIAFMNNHGIRRDLPAGQMSKKDLFEVLPFYNILTTFQLSGQQIKSIVKYYIKEKSPIQFSGIKCQWTKKEGDIEFLKLDIQGKPIEDDRNYSAAASDYFIGEAKRYLGLEINNAIQLNMKVFDEVRKVVLNTKEIDSKIENRIEEIK from the coding sequence ATGTATAAAATCAAAATTTATTTATTTATGCTATCGTTATTGATGGCTATATTTTTCTATTCTTCTTGTTCGCAACCAAAAGCTTTAACAATTCTTCATACGAACGATATTCATTCAAACTTCCTTCCACATGAAGCCGCTTGGATCCGAGACAATCCGAAACCCCAAATCGGCGGTTTCAAGGAATTATATTTCGTTGCCGACAGTATCAAAAAAATAAAAAATGTATTGATGTTGGATGCCGGTGATGTGATGACTGGAAACCCCATTACTGAGTACAAATACAAAGGTGCATTAGGCGGTGCACTTTTCGAAATGATGAACATGATAGGATACGAAGTTTGGTGCCCGGGTAATCATGATTTTGATATTTCACAGGACAACTTTGTTAAGTTAACTAAAATTGCAAAGTTTCCGACAGTATCGGCAAACTTGGTAAATAACGAGGGGAAGAATCATCTGAATAATTTACCTTACATCATAGTTGATAAAGGCGGTATTAAAATCGGAATTATCGGAATCATATCGCAGGACTTATACGGATTAGTCAACCAAAACAATTTGGTTGGCATTCGTGTTCTTTCGCCCATCGAAACGTTGCAAAAATATATAAACGAAATTGATCCGAAAACAGATTTGATTATTGCATTAACTCACCAAGGAGTGTTCGACGATTCAGTTTTAGCGATCAATGTTCGTGGATTGGATATAATAATAGGCGCGCATTCGCACACCCGCTTAACTAAACCCAAATTAATAAACGATGTAATAATTGCACAAGCCGGTGGCAACGGTGAAAATTTAGGCGAGTTGGAATTATTTATTGAAAAAGACAAAGTAGCAAGTTTCAACGGCAAATTAATACCACTCTGGTTTCGTGCTGATAGACCCAAGAATCAGCTTTCGAGTCTGGTCGATTCGATGGAAACGACGATAGAAAAAGATTACAGCGAAATTATTGGAATATTAAAATCAGATTGGAAGCGGGGCAGTGGCGAAAGCGGCATCGGGAATTTCATCGTTGATGCACAGCGGATTGCAGCAAAAACTGATATTGCATTTATGAATAACCACGGCATTAGAAGAGATTTACCCGCAGGGCAGATGAGCAAAAAAGATTTATTCGAAGTGCTTCCTTTTTATAATATATTAACAACTTTCCAACTTAGCGGACAGCAAATAAAATCGATAGTAAAATATTACATCAAAGAAAAATCGCCCATCCAATTTTCAGGCATCAAATGCCAATGGACAAAAAAAGAAGGCGATATCGAATTTCTAAAATTAGATATTCAAGGAAAACCAATAGAAGATGATCGAAACTACAGTGCTGCTGCCAGTGATTACTTCATAGGTGAAGCAAAACGCTACCTCGGTCTAGAAATTAATAACGCAATTCAATTGAATATGAAAGTTTTTGATGAAGTTCGAAAAGTAGTCCTCAATACAAAAGAAATAGATTCCAAAATCGAAAATAGAATTGAAGAAATTAAGTAA